From the Calliopsis andreniformis isolate RMS-2024a chromosome 4, iyCalAndr_principal, whole genome shotgun sequence genome, one window contains:
- the LOC143177992 gene encoding uncharacterized protein LOC143177992 — protein sequence MRLSPIILSWATASWLGPTGTTAIRAQTSRDYDLSTEFFLVPGDVALDKHGLASVASVISVPAPNRTISVFGSAGKKNQEIEADTQPYARSLLRQRPWALPLAALSAATMLLMAGFEVFVLLKARVTAPNRRHLFLGQALLLGLFLLAGLSAAASLSQNPLSCAAFRLVGLPAALVFAALLVKCVFLLSLNSGIYLPAPYQALVLGFAVLVQVVIVGQWFYGEPPAVVQVQNMGYSSPASCCKTPLGQIVASLGYPGALLVAVVCLAVRARGVRDNNREAAFIGLAVGLSLPIWISSAIGSVAASSESDREAWLAYGLLTTSLLVFLTMFLPKGRQLAALGREAPDTVIRDRDDALSSLPGSGYSPSFFHFKPAEASLKRKLHYHSADRVALVSSAIPGCTACRHGGSPIYSDDVHGPMETFVLPHGMYLRPEDAGNLYTTLSANPNVFFQRAAHPGMMY from the exons ATGAGACTGAGCCCGATTATCCTGTCGTGGGCCACGGCAAGCTGGCTCGGTCCAACCGGAACCACGGCGATACGAGCCCAAACCTCGAGGGACTACGATCTGTCGACGGAATTCTTCCTGGTGCCTGGCGATGTGGCTCTGGACAAGCACGGCCTGGCCAGCGTGGCGAGTGTCATCAGCGTCCCAGCGCCGAACAGGACGATTTCGGTGTTCGGCTCCGCTGGGAAAAAGAACCAGGAGATCGAGGCCGATACTCAACCGTACGCGAGGTCCTTGCTCAGACAACGACCCTGGGCTCTTCCTCTGGCGGCCCTTAGCGCAGCCACGATGCTCCTCATGGCTGGCTTCGAGGTTTTCGTACTGCTCAAG GCAAGAGTAACCGCACCAAACAGACGACATCTATTCCTGGGACAAGCCCTACTCTTGGGCCTCTTTCTCCTGGCAGGACTGTCAGCGGCAGCTTCCCTCAGCCAAAATCCTTTATCCTGCGCTGCATTTCGATTGGTTGGTTTACCTGCTGCTCTTGTCTTCGCGGCTCTACTGGTCAAATGTGTTTTCTTGCTTTCTTTAAATAGTGGCATCTACCTACCAGCACCATATCAA GCGTTAGTCTTGGGATTTGCAGTGTTGGTGCAGGTAGTCATCGTTGGCCAATGGTTCTACGGGGAACCACCTGCCGTGGTTCAAGTACAAAATATGGGATACAGCTCTCCAGCCTCCTGTTGCAAAACTCCCCTTGGACAGATAGTGGCTTCCCTCGG ATATCCTGGCGCACTGCTCGTCGCAGTAGTTTGTTTAGCAGTTCGAGCACGTGGCGTCAGGGACAATAACCGGGAAGCAGCGTTCATAGGTCTGGCTGTAGGCCTATCGCTTCCAATTTGGATATCAAGCGCGATCGGATCAGTGGCAGCCTCCTCGGAGAGTGACAGAGAAGCTTGGCTGGCTTATGGTCTATTAACTACGTCCCTTCTCGTGTTCCTGACGATGTTCCTGCCGAAGGGTCGACAGCTGGCTGCCCTCGGCCGAGAAGCTCCTGACACGGTGATCCGTGATAGGGACGACGCTCTGAGCTCACTTCCTGGTAGCGGCTACTCGCCATCCTTCTTCCACTTCAAGCCAGCCGAGGCTTCTTTGAAGAGGAAGTTGCATTATCACAGTGCTG ATCGCGTGGCATTAGTCTCATCCGCTATACCTGGATGCACTGCCTGCAGGCATGGTGGTAGCCCCATATACTCAGATG ATGTTCACGGGCCCATGGAGACGTTCGTTCTGCCACACGGCATGTACTTAAGGCCGGAAGACGCAGGAAATTTGTACACGACTCTGTCGGCGAATCCGAACGTATTTTTTCAACGAGCAGCCCACCCGGGGATGATGTACTGA
- the Trp1 gene encoding translocation protein 1 has product MAERRKSRKRKDEVSTSETKDVQDKPSKEEYAVAKWIRNNVPSKKTKFDRNHNVEYFTGSRAVDALLENSPWSKTKFKAREQVTKFLDTMLRHKFFHRAKKVVISEEELCKIRGIKKKVKDPKKEKKCEKDKEECKENKDATGGKDNEEKTEEKKRKPKVRLEMHMEQYFVDCNDAYVWIYEPIPVYYWFFGTLVVLGAIGVCLFPLWPLTIRHGVYYISVAAAGLLVFILALAIIRLIVFCLLWVPTLGRCHLWLLPNLIADVGFFASFWPLYQYEYYGSTSENDKKVSKKKRKKEKDSDSEEAPSTHSEDTSSTKELPKECTQVEEISTSEEKKDLSPELAEGEEGSESSESEKSNTGRDFVMV; this is encoded by the exons ATGGCGGAACGCAGGAAAAGCAGGAAACGCAAAGAT GAAGTGTCAACTTCAGAGACTAAAGATGTTCAGGATAAACCATCTAAAGAAGAATATGCGGTAGCAAAATGGATCCGTAATAATGTGCCGTCAAAGAAAACAAAGTTTGACAGAAATCACAATGTTGAATACTTCACTGGCAGCCGTGCAGTGGATGCTTTGTTGGAGAACTCGCCATGGAGCAAAACAAAATTCAAGGCACGGGAGCAAGTTACAAAATTTCTTGATACTATGTTACGACATAAATTCTTTCATAGAGCAAAAAAGGTAGTAATTTCTGAGGAAGAACTATGTAAAATACGTGGAATAAAAAAGAAGGTTAAGGAcccaaagaaagaaaagaaatgtGAAAAAGATAAAGAAGAATGTAAAGAAAACAAGGATGCAACAGGTGGAAAAGATAATGAAGAGAAAACAGAGGAAAAGAAAAGGAAACCAAAA GTACGCTTGGAAATGCACATGGAACAATATTTTGTTGATTGCAATGATGCTTATGTTTGGATATATGAACCAATTCCAGTGTACTATTGGTTCTTTGGAACTCTTGTAGTATTAGGTGCAATTGGTGTCTGTCTGTTTCCATTGTGGCCCTTAACAATCCGTCATGGTGTATATTATATAAGTGTTGCAGCTGCTGGTTTACTAGTATTCATTTTGGCACTGGCAATTATTAGATTGATTGTGTTTTGTCTTCTTTGGGTCCCAACACTTGGCAGATGCCATCTTTGGCTTCTGCCTAATTTAATAGCAGATGTTGGATTCTTTGCTTCATTCTGGCCACTTTATCAA tatgaatattatggttctaCATCTGAAAATGATAAGAAAGTtagtaaaaagaaaagaaagaaggaaaAGGATTCTGATTCGGAAGAAGCACCATCAACACATTC AGAAGATACTTCTAGTACAAAGGAATTACCTAAAGAATGTACTCAAGTTGAAGAAATTTCAACTAGTGAAGAAAAAAAGGATCTTTCACCTGAGTTGGCAGAAGGTGAAGAAGGTAGTGAAAGTTCAGAAAGTGAAAAATCTAATACCGGGCGGGATTTTGTGATGGTCTAA